The following nucleotide sequence is from uncultured Fibrobacter sp..
TCAAAGGTACGTCCTATGAATGCGGTGTCGCACACGTTTCCGGTACTTCGGGCGAACGATATCCCGTAAAGTATTACATGGTCGCCATGTTGTTCCTGGTCTTTGACCTCGAAGTGGCGTTCCTCTACCCCTGGACCGTTCAGTTCCTCAAGGGCGGCTGGGACTTGCTGTTCGTGTTGCTCGGATTCCTCGTGATTCTTGAAGCAGGCTATATCTACCTGGTCAAGAAGGGTATCCTCAACTGGACTCGAATCCAAGACTAAGATTCGGGAAAGAGTATTCTATCTCAACTAAACGAGCGCGGTCCCATGGGGCCGCGCTTGTTTTATGAACAAAACAATTTTTCTACTTTATTGACTATGAATAACGCAACGCCTGACTTTAATTCGCAACATTTTGAAGTTGCCGGTTTTATTCGCGAAGTGTTCGGCTATATGGAACGCTTCAAGGGCCAGCTGTTTGTGCTGAAAATCGAGGATGACCTAATGAGTCACCCCCTTTTCCCGGTGCTTATGCGCGATATTGCGCTTTTGCACAAGGCGGGTATCCGCATTATTATCGTGCCGGGTACGCGTAACAGCATCGATGCCCAGCTCAAGGCGTGGGAACTGGAATCCACGTTCCATGCCGGCGTGCGTCTGACAAGCGAAGAGGCCTTGCCCCACATTGAGCAGGCTTCTCTCGGCGTTGCACAGCATATCATGAGCCACCTCACGGCAAGCGGCCTGAGGGGCATTCAAGGCAACTGGGTGCTGGCTCGCAGCATGGGCGTTATCGACGGTGTCGACTACATGCGCACCGGCCGTATCGAACGTATCCAGCGCGATATCCTGGAACAGCTTTTGGAAGAAAAGTTCGTGCCGATTATTCCGCCGATTGGCTGGAACAAGCTCGGGCACGCTTACAATATCAGTTCTACCGAACTTGCGACGGAACTCTGCAAGTACATGAAGGTGGGCAAGCTCTTCTTCATCGGTAACCAGAACGGTATCAAGCTCGAAGGCCTTGTGACCGGTCGGAACACCAAGTACCTGGAACCCACGGATTCAGGCGTTATTTCGGCTATGGACGTGGACCAGGCCAAGGAACTGCTGGAACTCAATTCCGACCAGCTCGACTTTGCTCAGATGGACTACCTGATGAATGCCATTCGGGCATGCGAAGCGGGTGCGAACCGTGTTCACTTGCTGAGCGGTGAATTCCAGGGCAGCGTGCTGCAAGAAGTATTTAGTGCCCGCGGTGACGGTACCATGGTGTACGCAAACCAGTACTCCAGTATCAGGCCCGCGAACATCGAAGATATTCCCGATATCCTGCGCATTATGCAGGACTACATCGACAAGGGATTCTTGGTGCCGCGTACGCAAGAAAGCATTTCCGAAAAGCTCAAGGATTACGTTGTCTACAGCATCGACAACAGCATTCACG
It contains:
- the argA gene encoding amino-acid N-acetyltransferase produces the protein MNNATPDFNSQHFEVAGFIREVFGYMERFKGQLFVLKIEDDLMSHPLFPVLMRDIALLHKAGIRIIIVPGTRNSIDAQLKAWELESTFHAGVRLTSEEALPHIEQASLGVAQHIMSHLTASGLRGIQGNWVLARSMGVIDGVDYMRTGRIERIQRDILEQLLEEKFVPIIPPIGWNKLGHAYNISSTELATELCKYMKVGKLFFIGNQNGIKLEGLVTGRNTKYLEPTDSGVISAMDVDQAKELLELNSDQLDFAQMDYLMNAIRACEAGANRVHLLSGEFQGSVLQEVFSARGDGTMVYANQYSSIRPANIEDIPDILRIMQDYIDKGFLVPRTQESISEKLKDYVVYSIDNSIHGCGALHEFEDGMAEVAGIAVGANYRKSGIGDAIVRHLISVGRMKGYKKLFLLTTQALDWFYHFGFEDGTVSDLPKSKREHYNQKRKSRILILPLEK
- a CDS encoding NADH-quinone oxidoreductase subunit A, giving the protein MSNVEIFDTTFAMTILVVLALVVPTALLVANWFLHPGKIKGTSIKGTSYECGVAHVSGTSGERYPVKYYMVAMLFLVFDLEVAFLYPWTVQFLKGGWDLLFVLLGFLVILEAGYIYLVKKGILNWTRIQD